The following are encoded together in the Triticum dicoccoides isolate Atlit2015 ecotype Zavitan chromosome 6B, WEW_v2.0, whole genome shotgun sequence genome:
- the LOC119324735 gene encoding glucan endo-1,3-beta-glucosidase 14-like gives MPCTSSKVAPRPSSNAPPTTGHSLLLLQSPPKLPVTRSPPRRKIMAVIPRGRPDSSLGHRRPVLLLLFFCLLAFFPCRVAAFHSFVGTYGVNYGRIADNLPPPTEVVKLLQMARIKNVRIFDSDHTVLDAFRNSGLNLAIAIPNGLVKDISATPSKAMDWVNENVRPYYPATRIVAIIVGNEILGGQDTGLAEALFGAVVNIHDALRAMRLSGRIEVNTPHSEAVFGTSYPPSAGTFRPDLMPYLKPLLDFFSKTGAPFYVNAYPFLAYMSDPEHIDVNYALMKPNAGILDQKTNLHYDNMFEAQIDATYAALEAAGYSDMEVRVSETGWASAGDATEPGATLENARTYNFNLRKRLFLRKGTPYRPKRVVKAFIFALFNEDLKTGPGSERHFGLFKPDGSVSLDLGFKGLTSSSSSIKGWKIARYSATLLSSTLIFLALWT, from the exons ATGCCCTGCACCTCAAGCAAAGTGGCGCCCCGGCCCTCCTCTAATGCCCCGCCCACTACCGGccacagcctcctcctcctccagtcgCCACCTAAGCTGCCTGTCACCCGCTCCCCGCCTCGCCGGAAGATCATGGCGGTGATTCCGCGCGGCCGGCCGGACTCCAGCCTCGGCCACCGCCGACCGGTCCTCCTGCTcctcttcttctgcctcctcgcCTTCTTCCCCTGCCGCG TTGCGGCTTTCCACTCGTTCGTGGGCACGTACGGGGTGAACTACGGCCGGATCGCGGACAACCTGCCGCCGCCGACGGAGGTGGTGAAGCTGCTCCAGATGGCGCGGATCAAGAACGTCCGCATCTTCGACTCGGACCACACCGTGCTGGACGCGTTCCGCAACTCCGGGCTCAACCTCGCCATCGCCATCCCCAACGGCCTCGTCAAGGACATCTCCGCCACCCCGAGCAAGGCCATGGACTGGGTGAACGAGAACGTGCGGCCCTACTACCCGGCCACCCGCATCGTGGCCATCATCGTGGGCAACGAGATCCTGGGCGGGCAGGACACGGGGCTCGCCGAGGCGCTCTTCGGCGCCGTCGTCAACATCCACGACGCGCTCCGCGCGATGCGCCTGTCCGGCAGGATCGAGGTGAACACGCCGCACTCGGAGGCGGTGTTCGGGACCTCGTACCCGCCCTCCGCCGGCACGTTCCGCCCGGACCTGATGCCGTACCTGAAGCCGCTCCTCGACTTCTTCTCCAAGACGGGCGCGCCCTTCTACGTGAACGCGTACCCGTTCCTGGCGTACATGAGCGACCCGGAGCACATCGACGTGAACTACGCGCTGATGAAGCCCAACGCCGGCATCCTGGACCAGAAGACCAACCTCCACTACGACAACATGTTCGAGGCCCAGATCGACGCCACCTACGCCGCGCTGGAGGCCGCCGGGTACAGCGACATGGAGGTGCGCGTGTCGGAGACCGGGTGGGCGTCCGCCGGCGACGCCACGGAGCCCGGCGCCACCCTGGAGAACGCCCGGACCTACAACTTCAACCTGCGGAAGCGGCTGTTCCTGAGGAAGGGGACGCCCTACAGGCCCAAGAGGGTGGTCAAGGCCTTCATCTTCGCGCTCTTCAACGAGGACCTCAAGACCGGCCCGGGCAGCGAGCGCCACTTCGGGCTGTTCAAGCCCGACGGCAGCGTCTCCCTCGACCTCGGCTTCAAGGGCCtcacgtcgtcgtcctcctccatcAAGGGGTGGAAGATCGCGCGCTACTCGGCGACGCTCCTGTCATCTACATTGATTTTCCTAGCATTATGGACCTGA